TCAACGAGCTGATGGTCCAGACGACCCGCAGCCTTAAGCCTCCGTTGGTGTAGAATGATTCCGGTATGCTACCATTATCGCTCTCCACTCCATTATCATTACTACTACTGTAGCTGCTGTTCGCGCTCTGCGCGACGCTCGAAGCCCCGAGAATCACGCAGCTATCAAGCGTGGAGCCGAATTCCGCCTTCCATTTGAGCAAAACGCCGTCGTCAACCCCCAGCTCCCCTGTGGGAAGCTCTATCCTGAGCAGCTTGATTTCGTTGAAATTCTTCAAGACCTGCGTCGGCGAATGGTGTGTGACGGTGTTCTGCTCCGCTTCGCAGTCGAAATCCTCCGACAGCGGAAGCCGGCGCGCCGAGGGGATGATGAGCTGAGATAGGGACTGCAAGGGCTTGAAGAGCCCGGATAAGAAGATGCGGAAGAGGGAGGAGATTGGGTGGCGCGACTTGTCGCCGGCCGCGGAAGCGGCCGCCGACGAAGAGTTGGAGGAGGGATCGTCGTCGGAGATTACGCAGTCGACGCGGACAACAACGTTGTCGACTTGGGGAACGAGCGAGTGGAACCGCCTCGAAACGACGCAGCATCGGCCCAACGCCTTCACGTCCCCGATTTGGTTGAAGATCAAGAGGATGAGCGAGTCCGGCAGCCGGTCGAATTCGTCCACCGGCTCCGGGTAGATTTTTCGGCACAGATCTGCCCCAATCGATCCCATGTTTTCAGCAACAACTCGAGCTCCTCCCCAGCCAAAATATCCCAACAACTTCCCCCAAATACGGAGAATCGAAACGTAATTGCGAGCGAGCTTCGGCAGAAAGATTTAAAACAAAGAAATTGAGCCTACAAACTCAATGGATCTGACAGAAAATAtgtagagagagggagagaaagggagggagagagagggagagaattTGTGGAATTAGGGTGCGAGTTTATTGAGGTGGGGGAATTTGGGGGAAGTGAGTGAAGGAGAAGGAGGAAGGGAAAAATGGTGGTGTGTGTTGTGcgtgtttcttttcttttccctttttcttttttcttttttcttttttcctttgcTTTTTTAGTGCCAAATACAGTAGATTGTAGATATGCCGTATGCGGAGCTATGGACAGTTGAAAAGCTATAAACGACATTGTACCCGGTCGTTTCGTTCCatttttagttttcttttttccttttctagTAATTCGAGTCTCCAAAATTTTCACCGAATTAATTTCAATGCAATCACATTTAATTTCAACCTTATCTGTTCACAATTTGAGATATTTTATCCAAAATGTATTCACGAATAGTAAATTACCGGATCAAATGATTCCGTTAACTTTTGTATAACAATTttttatatacatttatattAGAGGTGGTCTTCGGTACAATCGGATTGACCCGTATTTAGACCATAACTCACATTCTGATTCAAACCAACTTTCTGATCCAAATTATGTAAATAATACTATTCAATTATACAGATGACATTgcatgtaattgacactattatgttatataaatgacactacatATAAATGACAATATAACATTGTaatgacattgtgtataatcgacactattcaaaaatataaatgacattttctgtaattgacattataagattataaatgacactgtaaaattaaaaatgacattataactttttaaaatgttgcagtgtcatttatataattgaatagtatcaattatagaGAGTGACATTTGtttaactgaatagtgtcatttacataacTTAGATCAGAATATAAATTCAGATCAAAATGCGAATCATAATCTAAATACCTGTGAATTCGATTATACGGTATACccttgtactccctccgtctcataaaacatgacacacttttttttggcacggaaattaagaaattggtattttgtgtgttaagtgtggtaggtgaaaatgtgaataaaggataaattttttgctattttttttagaaacgtgtcatgttTCGTGGaacagaccaaaaagaaaaatgtgtcatgcttcgtgtgacggagggagtatttataattttgtttttcgTTGATAATTGGTGAgggaaaagtaaaataaaagggCGTAGAGAAAATGGCTGTCGCAATCAAAGGATAATATAGATATGGTGGTTCGTGAGCTACCAAAAAGAATAATTTCCGTTTTTGCTTTGGAAGCGAAGAAAATTAGTAGGGGTAGCATGGTAATTTCGCAAGGCTTCGGTTTTGTAGTCAGCGTCTAACTAAAAATTAAACAGCAATTAATAAAGGTAATTACAAAGTCAATTTAGGGAATAATGATTTTAGCAGCAAGAGTAGGGGTGAAGAGCACGAGAGATTCCGCGCAAATTATGATCTGCAAATTGCTTGGATTTTACTCTTTGTGTTTTAGTATTGGAAAAGTAATCATGATTATGAATTTGATTTGGAACAGTGCCATTTGGATAAAACTGTGAATAGGCGAATCTACCCACTTTTATAAGTTGTCTTACAAAACTAAATATAtgtctaaatataaaataattaaatattttaaaaaatgaatttattttggttcaatttttttattttattttttaaaaaagaaatactccctccgtcccaatattgtaagaatgtggccaacaatattgggacgaagggagtagctattttcattgtttattcatattgtagtttttcttcttgtaatatttttaaaattttattatttttgtaatttttgtacttaaaaaaaactacaatgtggagaaaataatactcccccGTCTCACTTAAAGTCActtgtatttcattttgggtcgtcccactataaatgacttatttttacaaatggaaAAATTTAATCCTTAAAAAAGTGTGTGCCCTATCACTTTTAACACATTtacactttcttcttaattctTGTGCCGGAAACTTTTGAATCACTTATAGTAGAACGggtattaaatatattttcattttgaaataaaattttgaataaattaatttttaaaaacatatttaactattttttgtttgaatataaaaatatatttttttttatctaaatagcattattaattttcttttgtgaTTAACTTTATGTATGTAATATTAAATGCGTAAATAAACATGAGAATGTGATATGATAGAATTGGCATAAAAGAGAGATGCATGATTGCGCACCATTATAAAAATTCAATGGACGTGTTGGCAACATCAACTAatcaactaaataaattaagtattaGTTTATGCTAATCTTACTCGCATAAATTTGATCGAAATTATACTCATTAATATGAAGATTAAAAGAGTTTCTTTATTTGGTGAATAATTCATGCGTTGGTTGAAAAGTTGGCCCTACTTGAAGTCACCTGCTTTGGGATCTCTCTCACTCACACACAatactttataattttttaaaaactaaatttaattattgctaGAACAGTATAATCAAATAATGTGAATTAAATATCAACTCGAGTAGCTCTAAGTTGAAAATCTCATATTATTCATTGTACATGGCATTTAATCCACTACCATTTCCAATAAAAACACACCTATTTACTTAGGATTCGAAATGAATTATTTCTTTCATGAGTTAttctttttcaatatttttctttcaaataatTAAGGAAGTGTATATTTTATTTAGGGACAGATCACTTCTTAACACTCCCATAATTGTAGTAAAGTGCATTATTATTATCTTGATGATGCATTACAAGTTGTCATAGATCCACACTTTAATGAAtataatttatgttttcttgATCCATCAAGTTACTTCCaagaaactaaaataaaatcatcAATTATCGATACCACACACGCATGCATATAATTAAGTTCACATTATTTAGGCAATAAATTTAAGAACCGTTACGAAGGCTCAATTATTCTGAATCAAACCACATGCAATATTATAGAAACTTACATAGTTACATGTGCATGCACATAATAACAAACACATATAATTCTTCCACCCCAAATCACAACGATTGCAGAAGctgtatttattattttaaattatgaatgcgatatctttaattataaatttatcataaaaaacgAAGgatagaaaatgagaaaaaattatcACATTATTAGCccaagaaaaatattatcacatcaatcCATCATGATATTATTATCACAAATTCGtgttaaaaagaagaaaaaatgtcTGCTCTCGAAAAATGGTCCTTTTTATATAACAtgtaaaaatatggaaaaaagttgaaaatatatgttatccatcatttttcatcaaatagAATTATAGAACACACCCCATGGTTATTTGACAAAAACACAATGAATTTTCAAcaattacattaattaataaaatacacagactatttgaaaaataatattttggttgtcccattacaaatgtcacactttccataatgggatGTCACATGACTcacattacaaatatctcattccttttttggcaacatatatatattctcacTATATACatgatatttaaataattttcaccaattcaactttatctactaattacatatttcttaatctcttcgtgctcaaaagtaatgagacatttgtaatgggacggaggtgGTAAAACTATTTTAAACTtttcataattataataaaaaataataacaaaaatactCTATTACTCCCATCAGCCTCTAGCATTTTTCAATTCTTTACAAAATCACATCACATATTTATTAAGGAAAAAATGATGTATTGAGTCTTTGTGCAATTTAGAATAACTCGTCATGAATTGAAAAACACgtatttttgttaattttcaCATAATTTATACTCCTTATTGTAATAATTTTTTGATATTATTTATTAAGCGATTAACAATTTAAggcataaattataatttttcctCATCAACTGAATGAAACGATTAGGGAATAAAGAAAGATATCCGAACTTTTTGGTAACGAATTGCGAAAGATTTTTtccttgaaaaataaattaagtgGAACAtgggattaaaaaaaatgtgtgCAATTATGGCAATGTAGGCTAAATAGGTATCACTTATCATGTGCAATTGTGAAAACCTTAGATCCAGGatcatatttatttatgtaataaaAGTATAACCCATACCACACGTTACTCCATGTTTTCATGTTTATGTCCCATTTTTAAATTTGTGTTAGTGAATTTAATTAACCTTTATTTGGAGGGTATTTAAttgaaaaattcagaaaaatcCAAGATTTTCACAGTTTTCAAGTAGAGAGAGATCAATGGAGCCATGCATATATTGCCGTGCAATCCGTACTAAACAAATAGAATCAACATTGCATGAAAAACTGGATCAACTAAGACCAccaattttgtttattttttttgaaggttAATGATGAATAGACATGCTTAGATATTTATtaattaggttttaattaaagttgttttttttctttcacaaATCTTGATACCTAATCAACATCCAACTAACTTGCATTTATGAAGTGGCCCAATTTGTCTTGAACTTAATAGATATCACTATATATAGGTAATATTTAATTCAGATCGTTTTATTAATATCAATGTTAAGTACTTATGGCTCAAACattatttattatcattttAAACCTTAAACTATTTATGTACTATTAATTAGTATATCATAAATTATCGAAAATGTTATTTTAAGCCTTGAACTAATAATTCTATATCAGTTGTaccattcgttcattttttttGCTCCGAAAATTTGACGTGGCTTGCTAGATATCACGatgtatttagaattattttttcaacatatattatataaaatgacgCCATTAATTAATATACCTTACTGTAGTGaataattgatacaaaattgatagttgaagattttaaaaaatatttttgataattcataatatttgaTAGTGGAAAAATGATTTGGAGTTTAAAGTGATCCCTTGAAAAAATGACTTGAACTTTCACGACCGAGAATTCAACATCGAAAAGCCGAACCAGCTTGTCCAATTCTCACGtgaaatatattaataaattagtaCAGTCACattgattgaaattgaagagcacaattataaaattaatttaatttcaccTTATTTAACTTTTCCACATAAATTCGCAATTTAGTTCGATTTTTAG
The genomic region above belongs to Salvia miltiorrhiza cultivar Shanhuang (shh) chromosome 5, IMPLAD_Smil_shh, whole genome shotgun sequence and contains:
- the LOC130985181 gene encoding F-box protein At5g46170-like — translated: MGSIGADLCRKIYPEPVDEFDRLPDSLILLIFNQIGDVKALGRCCVVSRRFHSLVPQVDNVVVRVDCVISDDDPSSNSSSAAASAAGDKSRHPISSLFRIFLSGLFKPLQSLSQLIIPSARRLPLSEDFDCEAEQNTVTHHSPTQVLKNFNEIKLLRIELPTGELGVDDGVLLKWKAEFGSTLDSCVILGASSVAQSANSSYSSSNDNGVESDNGSIPESFYTNGGLRLRVVWTISSLIAASARHYLLQPIIAEHKTLESLVLTDADGQGVLSMNKEQLEELRVKPLSASSASKRTLVPALNMRLWYAPHLELPNGVVLKGATLVAIRPSEQPKKEVAGSEANWVASAFEEPFGTAARMLVKRRTYCLEMNSF